In Methanosarcina siciliae T4/M, one genomic interval encodes:
- a CDS encoding HNH endonuclease, whose protein sequence is MEQRYLRYSDGRYEADIDITVEEWKSMLQNENIFYKEALDMVLKWYKEIDHQATSKAIMAKYSPELKGTPYNGIVIGLTNRILKYLNRFEVIGTDGNKSKFIVPFEGWHQDYNPSKHFVWKLRDELVQALEELGMVDDQPFPSEEDELTSSIVESTPDGKKILCYTTRYERNAQNRRNAIKIHGTVCQGCGFDFEKTYGEIGRDYIEVHHVKPLCEGEGSVPINAETDLICVCANCHRMIHRRKDSVLSLKELQELLLANKS, encoded by the coding sequence ATGGAACAGCGATACTTGAGGTATTCTGATGGTCGATATGAAGCAGACATTGATATCACTGTAGAAGAATGGAAATCAATGCTTCAAAATGAGAACATTTTTTATAAAGAAGCTTTGGATATGGTTTTGAAATGGTATAAAGAAATTGACCATCAAGCAACATCAAAAGCAATAATGGCAAAGTATTCTCCTGAGTTGAAAGGCACTCCATATAACGGAATAGTTATTGGTCTAACTAATCGAATTCTAAAATATCTAAATCGATTTGAAGTAATCGGTACTGACGGTAATAAATCAAAATTCATTGTACCGTTTGAAGGATGGCATCAAGACTACAATCCGTCTAAGCATTTTGTTTGGAAATTAAGAGATGAGTTAGTCCAGGCATTAGAAGAGCTTGGTATGGTAGATGATCAACCATTTCCATCTGAAGAAGATGAGCTTACAAGTTCCATTGTAGAAAGCACACCGGACGGTAAAAAGATTTTATGTTATACTACTCGATATGAACGAAACGCACAAAATAGACGTAATGCTATTAAAATACATGGAACTGTATGCCAGGGATGCGGTTTTGATTTTGAAAAGACATATGGTGAAATAGGGAGAGATTATATCGAAGTTCATCATGTAAAACCACTCTGCGAAGGAGAAGGTTCTGTTCCAATAAATGCTGAAACAGATTTAATATGTGTGTGTGCTAATTGCCATCGTATGATTCACAGAAGAAAAGATTCAGTCCTTTCTCTAAAAGAATTGCAGGAATTACTGTTAGCAAACAAAAGTTGA
- a CDS encoding tetratricopeptide repeat protein, with translation MDLDLINKLVFDVVESVRKNSDGHCAALEFTVQFSRKNGISPDFLLNIARICDSKGMFREEYVFVKACALLGEGEQQIEAYFLSGVLAYFMGRKEAALQEFDEALKLDPGHVNSLCNQGIVLAELGKKVEAESRYRRALELDPGHVSTHCNYGNLFFGLGKMQEAEREFRTVLELDPGNANNRCNYSNLLVELGRKEEAEEHFRLVLEQVPEHVSANYNYANFLKEEGKVEEAEVHYKEVLKVSPGHISTLCNYGNLLSESGRAEEAAMHYRLILRLKPGDADARANYGQLLFELGRYQEAEIQYKKTLEIDPCHVPTLCKYGNLLKRLGMFRQAEAMYREALELDPEDVNTHYNYSLFLFKLERFDEAKEQYIKAMSSDSSPIFF, from the coding sequence ATGGACCTGGACCTGATCAATAAACTTGTTTTTGATGTTGTGGAATCGGTGAGGAAAAACAGTGACGGACACTGCGCAGCGCTTGAGTTTACAGTCCAGTTTTCAAGGAAAAACGGAATTTCTCCGGACTTTCTCCTGAACATCGCAAGGATATGCGACTCAAAGGGGATGTTCAGGGAAGAATACGTGTTTGTGAAAGCTTGCGCTCTCCTGGGGGAAGGAGAACAGCAAATTGAGGCTTATTTCCTTTCGGGAGTTCTTGCCTATTTTATGGGGAGGAAGGAAGCTGCTCTTCAGGAATTCGATGAAGCCCTGAAGCTTGATCCCGGACACGTCAACTCCCTCTGCAACCAGGGAATCGTCCTTGCCGAGCTTGGGAAGAAAGTTGAAGCAGAAAGCCGGTACAGGAGGGCTCTTGAACTTGACCCGGGGCATGTCAGCACCCACTGCAACTACGGCAACCTCTTTTTTGGGCTTGGGAAAATGCAGGAAGCGGAACGCGAGTTCAGGACAGTGCTCGAGCTGGATCCCGGAAATGCAAACAACCGCTGCAACTACTCCAACCTCCTTGTCGAACTTGGACGGAAAGAGGAGGCTGAAGAGCATTTCAGACTGGTGCTCGAACAGGTGCCGGAGCACGTGTCAGCCAACTATAATTATGCCAATTTCCTTAAGGAAGAAGGAAAGGTTGAGGAAGCTGAAGTTCATTACAAAGAGGTCTTGAAGGTAAGCCCTGGACATATAAGTACTCTCTGCAACTACGGGAACCTGCTTTCGGAATCCGGCCGGGCTGAGGAGGCGGCAATGCATTACAGGCTTATCCTCAGACTGAAACCCGGAGATGCGGATGCCAGGGCTAACTACGGGCAGCTCCTTTTTGAACTTGGGCGCTATCAAGAAGCTGAAATCCAGTACAAAAAGACTCTTGAAATAGACCCGTGCCATGTTCCTACGCTCTGCAAGTACGGCAATCTGTTGAAACGGCTGGGGATGTTCAGGCAGGCTGAAGCCATGTACCGTGAAGCCCTGGAACTGGACCCCGAAGACGTTAACACCCACTACAATTACAGCCTGTTCCTTTTCAAGCTTGAGCGCTTTGATGAAGCAAAGGAACAATACATTAAAGCCATGTCCTCGGATTCGTCACCGATCTTCTTTTAA
- a CDS encoding pyruvoyl-dependent arginine decarboxylase: MIPRKAFLTKGTGVHKDRLASFELALRDAKIEKYNLVSVSSILPPNCKLVTREEGLSELKPGAIVHCVLARNDTNEPHRLMASAIGTAVPVNEDNYGYISEHHSFGEEEIIAGEYAEDLAATMLATTLGIEFNAEMAWHEREQVYKASGHIFDTFNICQTAEGDKNGKWTTVVAAMVFVTSKC; this comes from the coding sequence ATGATCCCAAGGAAAGCATTTTTGACGAAAGGTACCGGGGTCCATAAGGACAGATTAGCATCCTTTGAACTTGCACTGAGGGATGCAAAAATTGAGAAATACAACCTTGTGAGCGTATCAAGTATTCTGCCTCCAAACTGCAAACTCGTAACCAGAGAAGAAGGTCTCTCCGAACTGAAACCGGGAGCAATTGTTCACTGTGTTCTCGCAAGAAACGACACCAACGAGCCTCACCGCCTGATGGCATCAGCTATAGGAACTGCTGTACCTGTGAACGAGGATAACTACGGCTATATTTCCGAACACCACTCATTCGGAGAAGAAGAAATAATTGCCGGAGAATACGCTGAAGACCTGGCTGCAACTATGCTCGCAACAACTCTCGGGATTGAGTTCAATGCGGAAATGGCCTGGCATGAGCGCGAACAGGTGTATAAGGCAAGCGGACACATTTTTGACACGTTTAATATCTGCCAGACTGCAGAAGGTGACAAGAACGGAAAGTGGACCACAGTTGTTGCTGCCATGGTTTTTGTTACGAGTAAATGTTGA
- a CDS encoding hydantoinase/oxoprolinase N-terminal domain-containing protein — protein sequence MAYSLGIDAGGTYTDSILIRNSDGKVICSNKALTTYPDLLEGITNSIDGLDPEKLKLVTMVSVSTTLATNTILEKTGYPVGLILVGDYEIPADSEVANCIMVQGGHDSRGEEVEALDLSAVENFVLRLKDRVSAFAVSSYFSVRNPEHELRVKALIQELTGLPVVCGHELAQSLGAYERGVTAYLNAQLLPVAEGFLKTVVNEIERRGLESRIAMLRCDGSVVSMQEAMKKPIESVFSGPAASLLGASYLSGQETCTVIDVGGTSTDVSLIHKGLPYLSENGAIVGGWQTKVRALRMETSAIGGDSHIWVQGSRTNIGPRRVIPLCRAAVLYPSFMNTLKKRWIPDRLKLNEHIQATKFFVRTKQKASNLSKEEEELLAHIRNEPLSLKDVYWDRNILPSKKVMDSLIQRRLVQVIGFTPTDALHVLGEYDEWDSEASEIGATLLANFLGTDRQEFCLDVKRLFARNMAKDLLAFLMEGVDRNEIEKMLEGSFFSRFKVDIPVILLGGPVRAYVDDLKRLIDAEILVPEYSSVGNAVGALVGKGTKRVEITVRTIYSESKYDLKTKGVFVYTPTGRRHFIIRSEALEFAESFGRELILDYMAESGLSPDQVTINVERKDIKVHTGDIPLETRLIFEGISNSDVYEKAVSGHKELFNSCEGNRGQTEPLDCNSPEETSLTENWE from the coding sequence ATGGCATACAGTCTGGGAATCGATGCCGGCGGGACATATACAGATTCCATATTAATCAGGAACTCGGATGGAAAAGTTATATGTTCAAATAAGGCACTAACAACATATCCCGACCTTCTTGAAGGAATAACGAATTCTATTGACGGGCTTGACCCGGAAAAGCTGAAACTTGTGACTATGGTTTCGGTTTCCACAACCCTTGCAACCAATACTATCCTGGAAAAGACAGGATATCCGGTTGGACTTATTCTTGTAGGAGACTATGAAATCCCTGCGGACTCGGAGGTCGCAAACTGCATAATGGTGCAGGGAGGACACGACAGCCGCGGAGAGGAGGTTGAAGCCCTCGACCTTTCCGCAGTCGAAAACTTTGTACTGAGGCTGAAGGACAGGGTCTCGGCTTTTGCAGTCTCCTCATATTTCAGTGTCCGCAACCCCGAGCATGAACTGCGAGTAAAAGCTCTTATCCAGGAACTCACCGGACTTCCGGTTGTCTGCGGGCATGAACTTGCCCAGTCTCTGGGAGCCTATGAAAGGGGAGTTACGGCTTACTTAAACGCCCAGCTCCTGCCGGTAGCAGAAGGATTCTTGAAGACCGTTGTAAACGAAATCGAAAGGAGAGGGCTTGAATCCAGAATTGCAATGCTCCGCTGCGACGGGTCAGTCGTAAGCATGCAGGAAGCCATGAAAAAGCCCATAGAATCAGTCTTTTCGGGCCCTGCTGCAAGCCTTTTAGGGGCGTCTTACCTCTCAGGCCAGGAGACGTGTACTGTTATCGATGTTGGGGGGACAAGCACGGATGTCTCGCTTATCCACAAAGGGCTGCCCTACCTCAGTGAAAACGGAGCTATTGTAGGGGGCTGGCAGACAAAGGTAAGGGCGCTCAGGATGGAGACCTCGGCAATAGGCGGGGACAGCCATATCTGGGTCCAGGGCAGCAGGACAAACATAGGACCCCGCCGGGTTATTCCGCTCTGCAGAGCTGCTGTCCTCTATCCGTCATTTATGAATACCCTGAAAAAACGCTGGATTCCGGACCGGCTAAAGCTGAACGAACATATACAGGCCACAAAATTCTTTGTGAGGACAAAACAGAAGGCTTCAAACCTGAGCAAAGAAGAAGAGGAGCTTCTCGCCCATATACGAAACGAACCGCTCTCCCTTAAAGACGTCTACTGGGACAGAAATATCCTCCCGTCAAAAAAAGTAATGGACTCCCTGATCCAGAGGAGGCTTGTCCAGGTTATCGGCTTTACCCCGACCGATGCCCTGCACGTCCTGGGAGAATACGATGAGTGGGATTCCGAAGCCTCGGAAATAGGGGCTACGTTGCTTGCAAACTTCCTCGGGACCGACAGACAGGAATTCTGTTTGGACGTGAAGCGGCTTTTTGCCCGGAACATGGCAAAAGACCTCCTTGCCTTCCTTATGGAAGGGGTTGACAGGAACGAAATCGAAAAAATGCTCGAAGGCAGCTTTTTCTCCCGCTTTAAGGTAGATATTCCGGTAATCCTTCTGGGAGGCCCGGTCAGAGCATATGTGGATGACCTGAAAAGACTGATCGATGCCGAAATACTTGTCCCGGAGTATTCCAGTGTAGGAAATGCAGTGGGAGCCCTTGTGGGAAAAGGGACAAAACGCGTTGAAATCACAGTTCGTACAATTTACAGTGAATCAAAGTATGACCTGAAGACAAAAGGGGTTTTTGTCTATACTCCCACAGGAAGGCGACACTTTATAATCAGGAGTGAAGCGCTCGAGTTTGCAGAGAGCTTCGGAAGAGAGCTCATCCTTGATTACATGGCAGAGTCAGGGCTTTCTCCGGACCAGGTCACGATCAATGTGGAAAGAAAGGATATAAAAGTTCATACGGGAGATATCCCCCTTGAGACCAGGCTTATCTTCGAAGGGATCTCAAACTCGGACGTGTACGAGAAAGCAGTTTCCGGGCATAAAGAATTATTCAACAGTTGTGAGGGAAATAGGGGACAGACAGAACCCCTGGACTGTAACTCTCCAGAAGAGACTTCCCTGACTGAAAATTGGGAGTGA
- a CDS encoding hydantoinase/oxoprolinase N-terminal domain-containing protein, protein MQYSMGIDAGGTYTDSIIIRDSDGKVMDSNKALTTYPDLLAGIKNSIDGLDEKYLKEVKMVSVSTTLATNTILEKNGYPVGLILVGDYEIPEKMNAEFYAVVKGGHDHHGAELEPLDMTAVEAFVEKVKDRVSAFAVSSYFSIRNPAHEMVIKTRIQELTGIPVVCGHELSLDLGAYERGVTAYLNAQLIPIASQFILSIREEIKRRGMDARLLMLKCDGSVVGIDEALEKPIESIFSGPAASLVGASHLSGLETCAVIDVGGTSTDVSMLENGLPELCPEGAVVGGWQTKVKAIRMETSAMGGDSHVWANNMKINIGPRRVIPLCVAAVKYPGFLEVLRKGRIPGTMHLEENVQPTKFFIRTGADASKLGSYEQELFDRIGDTPTSLNDIFWETQKNLSPGLLDSLIRKRLIQAIGFTPTDALHVLGEYRGWDAEASVAGAKLLERYMQTDYIELCKRIKRDVAKNMAVNLMSFVLKDIPSPEIEKIILSDRFAQFRMKIPVVLIGGPVVAYTEELKQILDAEIMVPRYSEVGNAVGAVVGKGIKRIEILIKSTYSKERKRLVLLFSPRGRETFGSYSEALAHAEDLGRQLVMEYMTGAGLDRGEVQIEMNRKDISLSEAGAIPIESKLVFVGIGMPKV, encoded by the coding sequence ATGCAGTACAGCATGGGAATTGACGCAGGAGGGACGTACACAGATTCGATCATCATCCGGGATTCCGATGGCAAGGTGATGGACTCGAACAAGGCACTTACGACCTATCCGGACCTTCTTGCAGGAATTAAAAATTCAATTGACGGGCTGGATGAAAAATACTTAAAAGAAGTAAAAATGGTGTCTGTATCTACAACTCTTGCTACAAACACGATCCTTGAAAAAAATGGCTATCCTGTAGGTTTGATTCTTGTCGGGGACTACGAAATCCCGGAAAAAATGAATGCTGAATTTTATGCAGTGGTAAAAGGAGGGCACGACCACCACGGAGCTGAACTGGAACCTCTTGATATGACAGCAGTTGAGGCTTTTGTCGAAAAGGTAAAAGACCGGGTCTCGGCGTTTGCAGTTTCTTCATACTTTAGCATCCGAAACCCTGCGCATGAAATGGTAATCAAAACCCGTATTCAGGAACTTACGGGCATTCCGGTTGTCTGCGGTCACGAGCTTTCCCTCGACCTAGGAGCGTATGAACGAGGGGTTACGGCTTACTTGAACGCCCAGCTCATCCCTATTGCAAGCCAGTTTATCCTTTCGATCCGGGAAGAGATCAAAAGGAGAGGGATGGACGCAAGGCTGCTCATGCTCAAATGCGACGGGTCGGTGGTGGGCATCGACGAAGCCCTTGAAAAACCCATAGAATCGATCTTTTCAGGCCCTGCTGCAAGCCTTGTAGGGGCATCTCACCTTTCAGGGCTTGAGACCTGTGCAGTCATAGATGTGGGCGGGACGAGTACGGATGTTTCCATGCTTGAAAACGGGCTTCCCGAACTCTGCCCGGAAGGGGCTGTAGTAGGGGGCTGGCAGACCAAGGTCAAGGCTATCCGTATGGAAACCTCGGCAATGGGGGGAGACAGCCACGTCTGGGCAAATAATATGAAAATCAACATCGGACCCCGTCGGGTAATCCCTCTCTGTGTTGCGGCTGTCAAATACCCCGGTTTTCTTGAAGTCCTGAGAAAAGGAAGAATCCCCGGGACCATGCACCTTGAAGAGAACGTACAGCCCACAAAGTTCTTCATAAGGACAGGGGCCGATGCATCAAAGCTTGGGAGTTATGAGCAGGAGCTCTTTGACAGGATAGGAGATACCCCAACTTCCCTCAACGATATCTTCTGGGAAACACAGAAAAACCTGTCCCCCGGCTTGCTAGATTCCCTGATCAGAAAACGCCTTATCCAGGCAATTGGCTTTACCCCGACTGATGCCCTGCATGTGCTCGGAGAATATAGGGGCTGGGATGCGGAAGCCTCGGTTGCCGGGGCAAAACTTCTCGAACGGTATATGCAGACAGACTACATCGAACTCTGCAAGCGTATAAAAAGGGATGTTGCAAAGAATATGGCAGTAAACCTGATGTCCTTTGTCTTAAAAGACATTCCCTCCCCGGAAATTGAAAAAATTATCCTGTCCGACAGGTTTGCGCAGTTCAGGATGAAAATCCCTGTCGTGCTTATCGGGGGCCCGGTCGTCGCCTATACAGAAGAATTGAAACAGATTCTTGATGCGGAAATCATGGTCCCCAGGTACTCGGAAGTAGGAAATGCTGTAGGGGCTGTTGTAGGAAAAGGCATAAAAAGGATCGAAATCCTTATCAAGAGCACCTATTCAAAAGAAAGAAAAAGGCTTGTACTTCTTTTCTCGCCCCGCGGTAGGGAAACCTTCGGGAGCTACTCAGAAGCCCTGGCACACGCCGAAGATCTTGGAAGGCAGCTTGTGATGGAATATATGACCGGGGCCGGGCTTGACAGGGGCGAGGTCCAGATAGAGATGAACAGAAAAGATATTTCCCTGAGTGAGGCAGGTGCAATACCCATAGAATCAAAACTCGTTTTTGTAGGAATCGGAATGCCGAAAGTCTGA
- a CDS encoding type II toxin-antitoxin system RelE family toxin translates to MTYRVAVHPSVSKNLKKLYKLDRPTYDYVKARLSLLVYSPEMGSPLGAEFEGKWRIHIGIFVLIYAFNKANNTLTLLTFEHYTRAYDMDTAYA, encoded by the coding sequence ATGACATACAGAGTAGCAGTTCACCCCTCAGTCAGCAAAAATCTGAAAAAACTGTACAAACTCGACAGGCCGACATATGATTATGTGAAGGCACGCCTCAGCCTTCTGGTTTACAGTCCCGAAATGGGTTCTCCCCTTGGGGCTGAGTTTGAGGGAAAATGGAGAATTCACATAGGGATATTCGTGTTGATTTACGCCTTTAATAAGGCGAACAATACCCTTACCCTTCTTACCTTTGAACACTATACACGAGCATATGATATGGATACGGCTTACGCCTGA
- a CDS encoding M48 family metallopeptidase, which translates to MRKNDSIKACGRTIDYEIVYSKRRKKVSIVVCPDLKVEFRAPHGLSFEVIRDMLQRKAGWVQEKLDWFEANRVPCQEKWYTEGEIYLYMGREYPLKILAREGIKKPLASLNGAELIVLIPEAVPEELLRPVLVKKAVWDFYRDCAESNVDRLLKVYSEKLKITPPIFKVKHQKRRWGSCSADNVLRINFQLMMAPPEQLEYVVVHELCHVKEKNHSARFWKLVGGLMPGYEVHRKSLKKEGWKYVL; encoded by the coding sequence ATGAGAAAAAACGATAGTATCAAAGCTTGCGGCAGAACAATAGACTATGAGATCGTATACAGTAAAAGAAGGAAAAAAGTCTCAATAGTAGTCTGCCCTGACCTCAAGGTGGAGTTCCGCGCTCCTCATGGGCTAAGCTTTGAGGTTATAAGGGATATGCTGCAGAGGAAGGCCGGATGGGTTCAGGAAAAGCTTGACTGGTTCGAAGCAAACCGAGTTCCATGCCAGGAAAAGTGGTATACTGAAGGTGAAATTTATCTCTATATGGGGAGAGAGTATCCCCTGAAAATCCTGGCTAGGGAAGGAATTAAAAAACCCCTTGCTTCCCTCAACGGAGCTGAGCTTATTGTCCTTATTCCTGAAGCTGTTCCTGAGGAGCTGCTGAGGCCTGTACTTGTAAAAAAAGCTGTCTGGGATTTTTATCGGGACTGTGCCGAATCAAATGTTGACAGGCTCTTGAAAGTTTATTCTGAAAAACTGAAGATAACCCCTCCGATTTTTAAGGTAAAACATCAGAAGAGGCGCTGGGGAAGCTGTTCTGCTGATAATGTGCTCAGGATTAATTTCCAGCTTATGATGGCCCCTCCAGAGCAGCTTGAATATGTAGTTGTGCATGAGCTCTGCCACGTAAAGGAGAAGAACCATTCAGCCAGGTTCTGGAAACTAGTTGGGGGACTCATGCCTGGTTATGAGGTACACAGGAAGAGCTTGAAAAAAGAAGGCTGGAAATATGTACTTTAA
- a CDS encoding tetratricopeptide repeat protein: protein MSSIKKIYLIACFFILLACSLSASEGFLHVAGAMEDQQNTVGDGEPVSPPSLEEVLAQRPVSVEGLLNKGNNLYSLKEYELSIECFDDALEMDSNSSMAWYGKGCALTSLERYEEAIDCYDRALENFPASSWGWYQRGNEYLQTQNYVEALNCYEKSFATDSYLSRVWFQKALASEKLGLEQEALASYDSSIDLGSNASKNQKMQGKAYAGLENYEEAMKCFDEALNITPDDFELWTQKGIMYDMSGDYEAAIQCYDKAISLNPDLTEAWYNKGVDLEGMEMYQDALTCYEFVLLSEPENLSALQKKGFCLEQLGRNEEALQCYEEILIYSPDNADAWYSKGSVLNAMGDYDAAITCYDRALNPDAGIEVEEVGDALLEEFNAYDSSLPGYSEVPEFKSSAVKIWYDKGLAFDKLENYESALECYDSVLETESGHAMVWYRKGQDLDRLNRYEEAADCYDKALKLDSGYAKVWYRKGYDFSKLGQYKDAAKNFDKAVNLDENYTLAWYGKAFALAKTGDYEEALVCYEKVLAAAPDSAEIWYNKGLLLDQLERYQEASDCYSQALRINPGYSIARFRLNKDTEELYGDSTPNSSEGKDPEVSPKNAISGGFWSYLLGYKYSSSEESSDFSEYFDDLSPEFSYDAAWYGKASTYSKLEMYEDALYAYDTALSINPLRTEAWYEKGSALDKLGRSEEALECYKKALDLDPQSSNAWYGMASISNTLGRSEEAVAYYDQLLAVNSSDPEALQGKSQALVNLGRYEEAVACFNPLLKLEPENIEALDGRAFALRRSGKQEEALEDYNRILQLDPSNSKVMAEKASLFEELGRYEEAASTYGEILLMTPENREIMYRQGKALEAMGDFEAAIACYDQILALDPKNIDAINNKGFAYAKMERYQEAIASYDKAIEYAPDNAAAWYFKGCANFAISSNIAAVECFDKVVQLKPDCITAWYNKGYLYNVMGEVNESINSYDSALAINPNEPSVLYNKRFAHYRIKEYEDASACKTKLDAIDPGFVPSLQNRGTRIFIPETYRSDLNYSLPVRWYEGEGNYSENASINNITEAPQQLTNTSSGEGRGNTAETNETGYWYVPEPEDNQKNTTDVENWYVPEPDEV, encoded by the coding sequence ATGAGCTCAATTAAAAAAATTTACCTGATTGCTTGTTTCTTCATTCTCCTGGCTTGTAGTTTATCTGCCAGCGAAGGTTTTTTACATGTAGCAGGAGCAATGGAGGATCAGCAGAATACTGTAGGGGATGGCGAGCCTGTTTCTCCTCCCTCACTTGAAGAGGTACTTGCGCAGCGTCCTGTTTCTGTAGAAGGCCTGTTAAATAAAGGCAATAATCTCTATTCTCTTAAAGAATACGAGCTTTCTATTGAATGTTTTGACGACGCACTTGAAATGGATTCGAATTCTTCAATGGCATGGTATGGAAAGGGTTGTGCTCTGACATCGCTCGAAAGATACGAAGAAGCTATTGACTGCTATGATAGAGCTCTTGAAAACTTCCCGGCTTCTTCCTGGGGTTGGTATCAAAGAGGCAATGAATATCTTCAGACACAAAATTATGTAGAGGCTCTCAATTGTTATGAGAAAAGTTTTGCTACGGACAGCTATCTTTCCAGAGTCTGGTTCCAGAAAGCCCTTGCCTCTGAGAAACTCGGTCTGGAACAGGAGGCATTAGCTTCTTATGATAGTTCAATTGACCTGGGCTCCAACGCGTCCAAAAATCAGAAAATGCAAGGAAAAGCTTACGCCGGGCTTGAAAACTACGAAGAAGCAATGAAGTGTTTTGACGAAGCACTTAACATTACTCCTGACGATTTTGAACTCTGGACTCAGAAAGGAATAATGTATGATATGTCCGGAGATTATGAAGCTGCAATACAATGTTACGACAAAGCAATTTCCCTCAATCCTGACCTTACGGAGGCCTGGTATAATAAAGGCGTAGACCTTGAGGGGATGGAGATGTATCAGGATGCCCTGACCTGTTACGAATTTGTCCTCCTTTCAGAGCCTGAAAACCTCAGTGCCTTGCAGAAGAAAGGTTTCTGTCTCGAGCAGCTTGGTAGAAACGAAGAGGCCCTGCAGTGCTATGAAGAGATTCTCATTTACAGTCCTGATAACGCTGATGCATGGTACAGTAAAGGTTCCGTGCTTAATGCGATGGGAGATTACGACGCTGCAATAACATGCTATGACAGAGCCCTTAATCCGGATGCAGGAATTGAGGTGGAGGAGGTTGGAGATGCTCTTCTCGAAGAGTTTAATGCTTATGATTCTTCACTTCCCGGGTATTCTGAAGTTCCCGAGTTTAAATCTTCTGCAGTTAAAATCTGGTACGACAAAGGACTGGCTTTTGATAAACTCGAAAACTACGAATCTGCTCTTGAATGTTATGATAGTGTACTGGAGACAGAATCAGGACACGCAATGGTCTGGTACAGGAAAGGCCAGGACCTTGACAGACTTAACAGGTATGAAGAAGCTGCTGACTGCTATGATAAAGCCCTGAAACTGGACTCCGGATATGCGAAAGTCTGGTATAGGAAAGGATACGATTTTTCAAAACTTGGGCAATACAAAGATGCCGCAAAAAATTTTGATAAAGCTGTAAACCTTGATGAAAACTATACACTTGCATGGTACGGCAAAGCTTTTGCCCTGGCAAAAACAGGAGACTATGAAGAGGCTCTTGTATGCTATGAAAAAGTTCTTGCCGCAGCCCCTGATAGTGCTGAAATCTGGTACAACAAGGGTCTTCTTCTTGACCAGCTGGAAAGGTATCAGGAAGCTTCAGACTGCTACAGTCAGGCTCTCCGGATAAATCCCGGGTATTCTATTGCCCGTTTCAGATTGAACAAGGATACGGAAGAGTTGTATGGGGATTCAACTCCCAATTCATCTGAGGGGAAAGACCCAGAAGTCAGCCCTAAAAATGCAATTTCAGGAGGCTTCTGGTCTTATCTTCTGGGCTACAAATATTCAAGTTCTGAAGAGAGCTCGGACTTTTCAGAGTACTTTGATGACCTGAGTCCGGAATTCAGTTACGATGCAGCCTGGTACGGCAAAGCTTCAACATACAGCAAACTTGAGATGTACGAGGATGCCCTGTATGCTTACGATACGGCTCTTTCGATTAACCCCTTACGCACCGAAGCCTGGTATGAGAAAGGCTCTGCCCTTGACAAACTCGGAAGAAGCGAGGAAGCTCTGGAGTGTTACAAAAAAGCTCTCGATCTTGACCCTCAGTCGAGCAATGCCTGGTATGGGATGGCTTCTATCTCGAATACTCTTGGAAGATCGGAAGAAGCGGTTGCTTACTACGACCAGTTACTTGCTGTCAACTCCAGTGATCCTGAAGCCCTACAGGGAAAATCTCAAGCCCTTGTAAATCTTGGCAGGTACGAGGAAGCAGTTGCCTGTTTCAACCCTCTTCTCAAACTTGAGCCGGAAAACATAGAGGCCTTGGATGGCCGAGCTTTTGCTCTGAGAAGATCCGGAAAGCAGGAAGAGGCCCTTGAAGACTACAACAGAATCCTGCAACTTGACCCTTCCAATTCAAAGGTAATGGCTGAGAAAGCCTCTTTGTTTGAAGAACTCGGGAGGTATGAAGAAGCTGCTTCAACTTATGGGGAGATTCTCCTGATGACGCCTGAGAACAGAGAGATAATGTACCGACAGGGCAAGGCTCTGGAAGCGATGGGAGATTTCGAAGCCGCAATCGCCTGTTATGATCAGATTCTTGCGCTTGACCCGAAAAATATCGATGCGATAAATAACAAGGGTTTTGCTTACGCTAAAATGGAGAGATATCAGGAAGCAATTGCCAGCTACGACAAAGCCATTGAGTATGCTCCAGACAATGCTGCAGCCTGGTACTTCAAAGGATGCGCTAATTTCGCTATAAGTAGCAACATTGCTGCCGTTGAATGCTTTGATAAAGTGGTGCAATTAAAACCAGACTGCATAACGGCATGGTACAATAAAGGGTATCTATACAATGTAATGGGAGAGGTTAATGAGTCGATCAATTCTTATGATAGTGCTCTTGCAATCAACCCCAATGAACCGTCTGTCCTTTATAACAAGCGTTTTGCGCACTACCGCATAAAAGAATACGAGGACGCTTCGGCATGTAAGACAAAGCTTGATGCTATCGACCCTGGCTTTGTTCCATCTCTTCAGAACAGGGGAACTCGCATCTTTATCCCCGAAACATACAGAAGTGACCTTAACTATTCTCTGCCTGTAAGATGGTACGAAGGAGAAGGAAACTATTCTGAAAATGCCAGCATAAACAACATAACCGAAGCTCCTCAGCAGTTAACCAATACCTCCTCCGGAGAGGGACGTGGGAACACTGCCGAAACTAATGAAACAGGATACTGGTACGTTCCAGAACCTGAAGACAACCAGAAAAATACAACAGACGTTGAAAACTGGTATGTTCCGGAGCCTGATGAGGTTTAA